A part of Brassica rapa cultivar Chiifu-401-42 chromosome A05, CAAS_Brap_v3.01, whole genome shotgun sequence genomic DNA contains:
- the LOC103868988 gene encoding uncharacterized protein LOC103868988 — protein MHGEVYTWIKLRVGDGENCRFWKEDWSPFGSLQDYFYSTSASRQGIPIDATLSDLNRSGNWALPRARSEAMLQVQTALTTMSLQEGLEDGYDWIVAGALTTSYKTTDVYWELKGVEAKEPWAAIVCTKGGIPKHSFLVCLNLEITCSSNALTHGESGRRWLKDVHSSPHNPGRQLLIN, from the exons ATGCATGGGGAAGTGTATACCTGGATCAAATTGCGTGTAGGTGATGGAGAAAATTGTCGCTTCTGGAAAGAAGACTGGTCCCCCTTTGGATCACTGCAAGACTACTTTTACAGCACATCAGCCTCGAGGCAGGGTATTCCTATTGATGCTACTCTGTCGGATCTCAATCGATCGGGCAACTGGGCTCTTCCTAGAGCTCGCTCGGAGGCTATGTTACAAGTTCAAACAGCCCTAACAACTATGTCCCTGCAAGAAGGATTGGAGGACGGTTATGATTGGATTGTTGCAGGCGCCCTTACTACCAGTTACAAAACTACAGATGTTTATTGGGAGCTAAAAGGAGTAGAAGCAAAAGAACCTTGGGCAGCCATTGTCTGCACAAAAGGAGGTATCCCTAAACACAGCTTTCTGGTTTG CCTGAATCTAGAGATCACTTGTTCTTCCAATGCCCTTACTCATGGAGAATCTGGTCGGAGATGGCTCAAAGATGTTCATTCATCCCCTCACAATCCTGGCAGACAACTCTTAATCAACTGA